The DNA region gtaataatctctttaaaatgtttgtaGAGCAGTAACTAGTTTGTTTCTTCTTATTTAGATGGAAGTGAAAATGTGACAGGATTGGACCTTTCAGATTTTCCAGCATTAGCAGACCGAAACAGAAgggaaggaagtggtaacccaacTCCATTAATAAACCCCTTGGCTGGAAGAGCTCCTTATGGTAATTAATTAAGCTTTTTATGGATGGCTAGTGAAAATtttctgttacacacacacacacacatatgtgtatatttgcatgcatgtgtgtgtacacacacggATTTATGTGTTTTCTAATCAGAGCAATGTAGTTTTGTCAGAGTTGATAAATGCAAAGTGCTTTTTCTTCCCAGAATACCATGATAGCAGAATTAAATGGGAAAACTTAATTTGTATAGAAACCCCAAAAGGAAGTCTTCATTGGtattcagaagttattttcttCTGGCATTTCTGCCTTAGTACACCTTAATAATCTATGGTTTGCCTTTGTTCAGTtcatcacactttttttttttaagaatacattCTCACATTCCTAGTAATTAATAATGACTAACCATACACTGATGATTTTTTCTAAGCCAGTTTCTCAACCTCCACACTACTGACATATGAATAGTTTCTTGTAAATGAGAGGCTGTCCTGTGCAATACAGAATGTTTATCAGCATTCCTGCCCTAGCCTACTCAATGCCCAGTAGCACCCCAACCCCTACTCCCACCCTTTGTGCAcgcccccctccctgcccccctcctccccagccatTGTGACAACCACAGATGTTGACACATGTCTCATGCAAACAAAAAATCGCCTCCTGTTGAGAACTGCTTATGGGTCATGTATATATAGTTTGTGTAGACTCTTGGTCACCACTAATACCCTTTTTCACTATCTTTAATAAAAGAGATTTGGCTAGACATGGAAATTATGTAACAGCAATGTAACCATATTTTTTTGTATCCTTTGCACATAATTGTTTCCTTTTGGTAGAATGTGATAAAGACTAATAGCAAAAACAATGAACTTAAAGGGATCATTTCATCAGTTCTAAGATACTTGCTTTTCCCATTTTCAACCAACATGGTTTTATGTTACTTTCGGAATatgaatacaaataataatatgtGAAGAAGGGAAAACTTTATTATTCACTTTCAGATGTTTCCTAATTAGCCTTCCTCCccaccaaaaaagcaaaaatgatctGCCCTGGAAGTTGAGTACCTAGCTACTTGATTCTCAGTTCAGACTCTAATGTTTTTAACCTTTCCTCATAGGTCCATTTTTTCATCCCTTTAATCATTCCCGTTGCTCTCCTTGGACCATCTCTAGTTTCTCCATATCGTTCTTGAATTGTGGAGCCCCAAACTGGATATTGTTCTCCAATAAGGGCCTGACTAATGCCAAGTATAGTGGGAGGATTACTTCCCAGTTCTTGCATGTTTTACATCTATTACATGGAGTCcaagaaaatctgaaataatatGGAGTTGTTTTATAATTGATTGCAATTTGCTCACTCTGTAAGTCACTTTCAAGTAGAATactgacattttctttaaaatttattctgtTCATTTGCTATTTGACAATTAACTGGTATTTATAGTAACTAGTCAAATATTTAAAGCAAGCttttaaacaaaaagttttaGTAATTGTTACCAATATCAGATTATGTTTTTTCAGCATCTATGTGTGACATTAGATTAGAATTATGGGATTAGCACTTATTTCCCttgtattattttgtatattttagttattaatcaattatataaaatttagttATTCATTGTTATCCAGAATACTAATTTTTTGAAGTGTGTTTTCatagcataataaaaaaaattccttttggtATATTATCATGAGGGAAGTTAACTTTTTATAATTTGTAGCAAAATTTCATAAATATCAATTGCAATTCTCtggattattttcattatatagtTGGAATGGTAACAAAACCAGCAAATGAGCAATCCCAGGACTTCTCAATACACAATGAAGATTTTCCAGCATTACCTGGTTCCAGTTATAAAGATCCAACATCAAGTAACGATGACAGTAAATCTGTAAGTAACTGAGAATTATCTATGTGAGTTACATAGTTTTTTCCCTTCAGATTTCTcttatattaatagttttataGTCTGTATTAAGGACACATTAAATactattagaaaattatttattttgaatatctGTAGTAATATAACTTCTGAAAACTGTGGAAAACCTTTGTAACTTAGAAGATAGCCTATTTTTCTCCTATTTCATATAGGTTTGCAAATTTCTGTTGAACTTCTCAGAGTTAATGTAGACTTTTATTATAGTCCCTGTCAGCTGGATCCCATGAAGTTTGATATTATAGCCTTCTAAGGAGCTGTGTTTTTCTTGAGTAAGTTTTCTCCTTGAAGAATctttatacacatttttattcCTGTGTTGATTCAACCAACTCAGCTTCCTGTTTCTGACTTAACGATTGTGTTTATTTCTTCCACATTTCAATGAAAAtagtgcttttgtgtgtgtgtgtgtgatggaaggTGTATATTGTTAAAATAATTGATAAAGAAGATTATTGGGTAAGAATTAAAATAGATATGAATTTTAAAGATTCATATATTCTGATTTACCTTGGAGGTTTTTTTGGTGCTATTTTAGGTAATATACTATGTTTAGTTTGTCTTCTAAATAAAGGTATTGAGAAATATAACTTCAAGTGTATCCTGTAGCAAATAGTTCTAAGATAGAGAGATGGATTTTTTGGTCTGTGACTGAAGATCcgagataaataatattttccatatatttcttGTCCTTTAAATGCTCAAAGGTGTATAATACAGGGTTTATTTGTATACCATGGAACAATTGTGGAGACAAAAAATTTCATGTAGAACTTGAAGAATAGACAATAATTTACGGCCaacttaaatataataaaaatgagtaaaaaagtATTACTATATGAACTTGAAATTTTTACACTTAACAGATTTTAAcgtcacatttaattttttttatcctgTTAGAATTTGAATACATCTGGCAAGACAACTTCAAGTACAGATGGACCCAAATTCCCTGGAGATAAAAGTTCAACGACACAAAATAATAACCAGCAGAAAAAAGGGATCCAGGTGTTACCTGATGGTGAGACTCTATAGAATATATCAAAGATActatagaatttatttatttatttcctttttcctaaaaGATAGAAACGACTATGTTTTTCTTATCCAGGTCGGGTTACTAACATTCCCCAAGGGATGGTGACGGACCAATTTGGAATGATTGGCCTGTTAACATTTATCAGGGCAGCAGAGACAGACCCAGGAATGGTACATCTTGCATTAGGAAGTGACTTAACAACATTAGGCCTCAACTTGAACTCTCCCgagtaagtttttttcttttcttctatatttGTGTATAATACCTCCCTACAGTTTTTAATGTATGTGTTCGAATTGTATCATCTTCTACCACTCATAGTTGCTGATATCTGCTGACTCTGGGTCATCCCCTCTTATGTTAGTTGCTGTATCACTCTCACTTTATAGTAATATTCCTCTTATAATTTGGCAGtttctatatacacatatatagtagaaggcaatggcaccccactggagtactcttgcctggaaaatcccatggacagaggagcctggtaggctgcagtccatggggtcgctgagagtcgggcaggacagagcgacttccctttcacttttcactttcatgcattacagaaggaaatggcaacccactccagtgttcttgcctggagaatcccagggacgggggagcctggtgggctgccgtctatggggtcgcacagagtcggacatgactgaagcgacttagcagcagcagcagcagcagtctttcctaAACCCTGAAATCGCAGCTTTTTGAATTTCTCTCCTCCAGAAATTTTACTCTTCACGATACCTCAGCTGCTCACCTCTAGTCATCCCTTTGACTTTGTCGTTTTTGGTAACCTCAGTTTGTCTGTAAGATTGTCTGTGCTGCCATGCTGCTTCATGTTTTTCATTTCTCAGTTGTTTTTGTCTGTCTCCCTCCCAAACCACCATCCTCAATCAGAAAGTAAGTTTCATGTTGTTGATGATCTTTGTTAGGCTTGCTAATGTATAAGCACCTAGTGCCAGGTATATAATAATAGATACtttgtaaatgtttgctgaatttgaacttttgtttgtaataattactttttttctgGCTATAAAAATGGGAAAGTAATTTTACTTGAAGACATAGTATTAATGAATTTAAAGCATTCTGAGTTGAAGtagtttttatatatacaaatgtgCACATATGGAAGTATATTTTTTAACCTTGTTTCAGTTTCCTGCTGTGTAAGTCATAGTaaaaccaagaaaagaaattgaaagtttGAGGATGTGCATCTTAATGTATTAAGTCATTGTTTTTCCtgatttcctaaaataaaattagaaatctctttttctgctttggaCTTCAgaatggttttttttccccttattcagAAATCTCTACCCCAAATTTGCATCACCCTGGGCATCTTCACCTTGTCGACCTCAAGACATAGGTAGGATAATCTATTTTTGTTTAgacctttaaaaaatgtgtttataactGAGAATCAGTTAATAaggcttttttcattttattatccaGACTTCCATGTTCCATCTGAGTACTTAACGAACATTCACATTAGGGATAAGGTGAGTGTAGTTTATTATTCTACTCAGTCAGCATGAATTTATCTGTTTTTAGGTACTGTTTTTCAATTCTGACAGCAtagttttttgaaataattagCAGTGGTCTCAGGGGTATGTTTTTGTATGTCCATTTTGTTATATGTAacaatttaatttctgtttttgtttataaTCTTGTGTTTTGATGAGGTCtgggttatattttttaaatattttaaaaagaatgttaggACCAGTAAAATCTTTTTTATCGTTGTTAATAACAGGGTGTAACCATAACCACAGTTGATGGGAACAAAGTAAcatggaaaatttgaaaatttcctcctgatattttcattttatgtatctatcaataagaaagatttttctttatgaatactacaatgtttttaatgaaaaaaatacattacatTTTAAAGCTATTATCTTTGACTTTTTTggcttattttctatttttaattacctAAATTTCTAGTAATAGGTAACTATTAAGAGTTTACAGctttaatctttttattattattctaagaaagaaaacactTCTGCTTTAGGGGACTAGATTTTGGTCATGTGAAAGGATACGtataatttgttaaaaattatatatttgtgttacgtgtataaatatgtataatataaatatatataaatagtgtCCTGCATCTGTACCACGCAGTTTGTGTAGTCAAATGGATATTGACGTTGCAGATAGGCAAGTAAAGAGAAACATGTATTTGTCAGTATGTCTTGAGTAGATGGAAGACAAGAAGTATGAGGTAGAGCTAGTTTTTTCTGTTTATGGATTATGTGATTTGCTGCCACTTCCACGATAGCACTCATTTATTGCTCCAATTACCTGAGCGTTCCAGAACCTTTTCTTgtaataatttaagaaataatgcCTTAGGATAATTTGTCACATTGAAGACTGTTGCTTGAATGGGGATAAtatgagaggagagaaaaatgacATTCCAAGAATGTGTAACAATaactaaacaaacatttaaatacaagtgtaaataaagagataaaaaaatatttatttttaatgtcagaATTTGAGACTATTGAACTTGTGTTTGATAGTTTGTTAGGCGGTTGTTTCTCCTCTGTGGAGTGACATATAGAGTAGCCATCTTTTAGTCAtccatttaaacaaaataaagaatgtaTCCCTTTATGATTTTTATACTTATCTGTGTTTTGCTAAAAGTACATAACCATTTTGTGAATCACTTTCAGTTGTAAATTCAGTTAATATTTAAGGCTTGTATGTATCAAGCACTCTACAAAGTGCATTCACATTATCACTTAATTTCAGTTACATTTTTAGTAATTCTTGTTGGTATTGTTGACTACGTTTTATAATTGAAAGGTCAGACACATTACAGAACTTGGATATGGTCATATTAGTAAGTAATGAAACTAGGACTTGAATGTAAGTCCTTTTTTGCTGAACACAGTGTTCCACTATTATTGCCACGTTGATTATTAATAGACCCTCAAGTAAGACAGCATTAGAGCTTGCTCAGAAGTTTTATTTAgctttttcctcctgttaatacataaaatagatatatCAGAAATAATTGTTCAGTGACTTTAGTCATTCAAATGATGAAACTcccctttaaaattatataacttaCCTCTGTAATCATGTAATGGCAGTTATCTGCTGCAGAGAGgagtttctgttttatctttacatttttactttagtggaatcagctatatgttaggattttcaaactcattttacatTTCAGAATAATGTATCTTTTCCAGCTGGCTGCAATAAAACTTGGCCGATACGGAGAAGACCTTCTTTTCTATCTCTATTACATGAACGGAGGAGACGTATTACAACTTTTAGCTGCAGTAGAGCTGTAtgttcaaagtatttttaaaaacttttgttattATGGTAGATCTTGTtctaaaagattttctttttaatgacaatggctgtagtttttgtcttttgtctttgtttttagaaTGGAAATATTCATCAAGAAATTAAAGTTGTTTTGCTTTTAGCTGTATACATAAAAAGCATTTTCAAACTTAAATAACCCTAAATTTGTAAGAGGTCAGGATCAGCTTGATTTGTGCATTTGGTAAAtctgatttttataaataaatgaagtataagATACAGTCCACAACTGTGGGTCATCTTTCTCCTTGTGGAACCACTTAATGCTAATGACAGTGAATTTcatcatttattatatatattcagcATTACAAGGGCAAGGCACTATGCatatttcttgtatattttgaagtatTGATAAAATGAACTCCATAGTTATTATCAGAAGCCGGTTGGCCAACTTAAATAAACTAGTATTAAGAAATGGGTCcattaaatatattgtttttctgAGCATTTCTGTTTTTACCTGATGCTCTAAGAATAAAAATTCTGTGTCATTTTTTTATATGTCCAGTTGGTAGCATTTTGTTAGCAATAGACATTCTATTAATCGTGTTTACTATAAAGTGAATTGTTAGCAAAAACTTACGACGTAATGATTGGGAGACCTTTTTATAGagttaagtattttatattattaacatATTATTTAACATTATTAACATTCCTATAAATGGCATTGGAtcagatacttttaaaatgtaaaattcactgTGTTGgtaataaattgtttttaatttctcagttgagaatttgtttttttccatgttttcccTCATTTTTTGTAAGACAGCATTTGTTACTTGTTCCTTTTGATTTACtccatacataaataaattcatcagtcattcattcatccatcactGGCAGTTCTGTCTCATATCTTATTTAtgtctaaaaatatataaacatatataaaatatatgtctaAAGTAACTCCTCATTGTATTGATAGGAGGGAATTTGTTTGCATGGAGGTTTGTTCTACCAGAGACATTTTTTGTGGTACATTTACCTCCTTTGGATGTTACTTCCCTGGTTTACAGGTGGTGTAAACTGTCATTAATTCTTATGTGAATATTAATGGATATCCTTTGGGCTATTGAGAATTTAGGATCAATGAgatctgaataaaaaataaaagtaatacactcattaagaattttctaaatattttaaaatttgaaattagttacaaattttatgtgaatttagTTAATTCAAATAGGCTTTGCATTTAGTTTCTTACAAAATAACACAAATAgttgagatttttgtttgttttaatagatATCTCAATTTCTGTTGAATATTAAGAATGAAAAAGGAGTGAAGTTTCTGGAACACTGGATCTTTATTTGGTCTGCCAAATTTTTTATCACATTGCTCGTAGAGCTTTTAAGATCTCATTTTGTttgcataaaaataaagatgtgtgTATTAATTAAAGAGTGTGGTTTTGggagaaatttaaaaagtcttttcctatatttattttactaGGTTTGtatttaataacaataaaaatcagGGTAAAGAAGCATCAATATTCATATAGTTATTGTGTtgattattttctgaaaagtGTTTTACAAGATGTAGAAAATGTTTGATATGAGCCACAGGAAAAAATTAattgtctttttctcttaaaaattgaagttttaaCCGTGATTGGAGATACCACAAAGAAGAACGAGTATGGATTACCAGGGCACCAGGCATGGAGCCAACAATGAAAACCAATACATATGAGAGGGGAACATATTACTTCTTTGACTGTCTTAACTGGAGGAAAGTAGCTAAGGTATATTTTTTTCCGTGTGCAAATGTGTAAATGTTTAAATCTAGATTTTAATAAGAAGTGTCTTCTTTTATCTGTTTATATGTACCAGTACATCCATTCTAATAATGTGCCAGATATTTGCTGAGTCCTTTGTCTCCACCTCCTTGGCTTGTTTTAAATTCTGGGAGAGTATCTGGAAGTAGTTCATTTTACCTGTAGTTTAGGAAAATGATTGAACTTGGTaagaaattttgtaatttttcacaAGCCTTGGtgacatttgaaatatttttgtgtcTGCTCAGTTGTAAAATAAAGATACCCTCTTTCAATCCCGGTCATGTATTcttatattattattactttaaagtAAGCAAATATGAGATTTTTTCTTAAAACCAGTATATAAATAGACATAGACTTTTTAAACACTTGCACTCATTGTAGGAAATTTGGTTGAGTTTTTATTTGCaagtaaatataaagaaagaaaattgtaagCATTAATCATGATTGTTCCTTTGACTAGTATGTGAAATAACTGGGGGGAAGAGGCCAATGGAAAATTGTTTTGGTTTGCAACTTTTCCTCACAAAAACACCTTTCTAACTGTCCCACATGTAGTTTTCATCAGTGCTGTGGCATATTACACATTTGTGTTTAGTTCCTTTTGTAGGTACTTACTCTGCCTAGTAGAAAATATAGTTCACAGTGTCTGATTTCATAACTTCAGGATTTCTCTGAATGTTCTTTCCACTGACAGATCTTAAGAATTAAAAACTAAAGAGTTAGTTTTGTtggttttattaaatttaaacagaaaaaactaCTTCTTTTCATTGAataattttttagtgtttttttttaatcagctttaCTAAACTgaagagtaaaatatttttaaaagataagatgCTTACCAGataattattacaaaattttaCATCCCTAAAAGACTtcatataaaacatgaaaaaaaaaaactgaaaaggtgagctaaaaaaaaaaaaagatgaggggGCAGAAAGAGGCGGCggcgagaaaaaaaaaaaaaaaagatgacgaCACATACAAAAGGTTAAACCTTTTCTCATTATTATATTTTGGGGTATTTCTCTAATGGTAAGTGTCATTGTTTCTCAGTCCAAGTCTAGATACCACTCTACACTGTACTTGAGTTATTTTAACAATTCTAATATGCACCTCTTGACTTTAAAAGGTAGATTCATGACCTAACCTTTAGTTAAATACAAATAATTACTTACAAATAGTATACAGGACATTGTGTATATTACCTgttctttaataaatataatgaagTAAAACCATAACTGTCGTATCAGGATTTGAATTTAACTCCTGTTTCCGCTGTTTATACTTTGACCTTGTACTAGTTTCCTTTCCATACCTGCTtcctctccctggtggctcagacggtaaagcgtctgcctgcagtgtgggagacctgggttcgatgcctgggtcaggaagatcccctggagaaggaaatggcaacccacttcagtactcttgcctgaaaaaccccatggacggaggagcctggtaggctacagtccatgggggtcacaaagagtcagacataactgagcaacttctctctctctctctctcttccttatcttttaaaTCAGAATGATTTTTGCCTCTGATTATCATGTAGATTAATTGAGATTACACAGGCACACATAGACACTGAGTGCACTGCTTGGCATACGTTAGGTATTTGATATGGGAGAGTAGTTGTggtagtttgttgttgtttttatcagTGTTATTATTATAGATTACTATAATTCCAAGATGGAGAAATTCTGATTGTTGTTAGGTCAGCGGTTCTAGCTTGCTTCAGAATTATCTGGAGGCCTTGTTTTATCATCTGGCAGGTTGCTGGGCCAACCTGCTTTGTTTCTGGTTCAAGTAGGTCTGTGGGTGGGACATGAGAAGTTGCTTTGCTAACAAATTCCCAAGTGATGCCAGTGATTGTGCTGGTCCTTGACACTATAGTTAGAGAACCTCATTCTATAGGAGGAGTATCTTTGGAAGGGAAAAATTCTAATAGTAAATAACTGAAGTTTGTTCTACTCATTTGAAGCTTTTTGCTCAAGATCATAAATTATTCCAAATACATGcaaaaagaaatagatatttgCATCAGTAGATGTGTAATTTTAGTTGAATTTTAGTTTGAAATCTGTGAGGAAATCaacttacatgaaaaaaaaaaccagttttccagaaagagaaatattcagAAACAACTTGAACATTAATAAATTCCCTAATTTCCCATGAAAGCAATTTCTCAGGTAAATGTCatgttaaagaaaattatatatgtttgtgtgtgtatgtaaagtaATAATTTTACCCAGTTTTGTCTGATCTCTCCTGTCTAAGTTGAGCATTTGCCTAActtttacctttaaaatgtttagctgtgaagtgaaaaataaaatttgagaaatatcATTATTAAACTATTTTTGAGAAATCTTTATTAAAGTAATTTGTTGGCCACTTGCACTGATATTCTTCAACAAAATTATCTTCATAGTAATGAAAATAAGCAGAAATACTGGTTTCTATCAAGTATTAATATGCAGCTCTCTTCTtttgattctattttaaaaattcatggacTTAAAACTTTTATGTTATATTCACAGAATAAACTTTTCACAAAGGCttctggggtttgtttttttaaaggatgttttcactgtttttctaGAAATTGGATTAGGAATTAAGAATCCCATAGTATATTTATTAACAGACTTCAGCAAACTGTCTTCCATTGATGTGCCATGTCCCAAGTCAAagtccccatctgtaaagtgatTGTGGTTTATTATTCACAGGTAAAGAACATGAATTTAATAGCATCAACTGATAAGAAGCCTTCTGTATGAAATAGTATTATAAGTTAATAGCTTGATGTTATCATGgtattattgaaaaatattgaCCTGATCGAGACCGTAATCATGTTTTCAGTCATACTTGTATTTCACTTCTGCAAATTACTTAATACTTTAAGTAAGGGATTAGATTATTTAAATCAGAAGTATGCTTTCTCC from Bos mutus isolate GX-2022 chromosome 5, NWIPB_WYAK_1.1, whole genome shotgun sequence includes:
- the CNOT2 gene encoding CCR4-NOT transcription complex subunit 2 isoform X5 → MVRTDGHTLSEKRNYQMLASPSTSGQLSQFGASLYGQQSALGLPMRGMSNNTPQLNRSLSQGTQLPSHVTPTTGVPTMSLHTPPSPSRGILPMNPRNMMNHSQVGQGIGIPSRTNSMSSSGLGSPNRSSPSIICMPKQQPSRQPFTVNSMSGFGMNRNQAFGMNNSLSSNIFNGTDGSENVTGLDLSDFPALADRNRREGSGNPTPLINPLAGRAPYVGMVTKPANEQSQDFSIHNEDFPALPGSSYKDPTSSNDDSKSNLNTSGKTTSSTDGPKFPGDKSSTTQNNNQQKKGIQVLPDGRVTNIPQGMVTDQFGMIGLLTFIRAAETDPGMVHLALGSDLTTLGLNLNSPENLYPKFASPWASSPCRPQDIDFHVPSEYLTNIHIRDKLAAIKLGRYGEDLLFYLYYMNGGDVLQLLAAVELFNRDWRYHKEERVWITRAPGMEPTMKTNTYERGTYYFFDCLNWRKVAKEFHLEYDKLEERPHLPSTFNYNPAQQAF
- the CNOT2 gene encoding CCR4-NOT transcription complex subunit 2 isoform X1 yields the protein MRTVRKGHDSMVRTDGHTLSEKRNYQVTNSMFGASRKKFVEGVDSDYHDENMYYSQSSMFPHRSEKDMLASPSTSGQLSQFGASLYGQQSALGLPMRGMSNNTPQLNRSLSQGTQLPSHVTPTTGVPTMSLHTPPSPSRGILPMNPRNMMNHSQVGQGIGIPSRTNSMSSSGLGSPNRSSPSIICMPKQQPSRQPFTVNSMSGFGMNRNQAFGMNNSLSSNIFNGTDGSENVTGLDLSDFPALADRNRREGSGNPTPLINPLAGRAPYVGMVTKPANEQSQDFSIHNEDFPALPGSSYKDPTSSNDDSKSNLNTSGKTTSSTDGPKFPGDKSSTTQNNNQQKKGIQVLPDGRVTNIPQGMVTDQFGMIGLLTFIRAAETDPGMVHLALGSDLTTLGLNLNSPENLYPKFASPWASSPCRPQDIDFHVPSEYLTNIHIRDKLAAIKLGRYGEDLLFYLYYMNGGDVLQLLAAVELFNRDWRYHKEERVWITRAPGMEPTMKTNTYERGTYYFFDCLNWRKVAKEFHLEYDKLEERPHLPSTFNYNPAQQAF
- the CNOT2 gene encoding CCR4-NOT transcription complex subunit 2 isoform X3, giving the protein MLKEVAQVTNSMFGASRKKFVEGVDSDYHDENMYYSQSSMFPHRSEKDMLASPSTSGQLSQFGASLYGQQSALGLPMRGMSNNTPQLNRSLSQGTQLPSHVTPTTGVPTMSLHTPPSPSRGILPMNPRNMMNHSQVGQGIGIPSRTNSMSSSGLGSPNRSSPSIICMPKQQPSRQPFTVNSMSGFGMNRNQAFGMNNSLSSNIFNGTDGSENVTGLDLSDFPALADRNRREGSGNPTPLINPLAGRAPYVGMVTKPANEQSQDFSIHNEDFPALPGSSYKDPTSSNDDSKSNLNTSGKTTSSTDGPKFPGDKSSTTQNNNQQKKGIQVLPDGRVTNIPQGMVTDQFGMIGLLTFIRAAETDPGMVHLALGSDLTTLGLNLNSPENLYPKFASPWASSPCRPQDIDFHVPSEYLTNIHIRDKLAAIKLGRYGEDLLFYLYYMNGGDVLQLLAAVELFNRDWRYHKEERVWITRAPGMEPTMKTNTYERGTYYFFDCLNWRKVAKEFHLEYDKLEERPHLPSTFNYNPAQQAF
- the CNOT2 gene encoding CCR4-NOT transcription complex subunit 2 isoform X6 — encoded protein: MRGMSNNTPQLNRSLSQGTQLPSHVTPTTGVPTMSLHTPPSPSRGILPMNPRNMMNHSQVGQGIGIPSRTNSMSSSGLGSPNRSSPSIICMPKQQPSRQPFTVNSMSGFGMNRNQAFGMNNSLSSNIFNGTDGSENVTGLDLSDFPALADRNRREGSGNPTPLINPLAGRAPYVGMVTKPANEQSQDFSIHNEDFPALPGSSYKDPTSSNDDSKSNLNTSGKTTSSTDGPKFPGDKSSTTQNNNQQKKGIQVLPDGRVTNIPQGMVTDQFGMIGLLTFIRAAETDPGMVHLALGSDLTTLGLNLNSPENLYPKFASPWASSPCRPQDIDFHVPSEYLTNIHIRDKLAAIKLGRYGEDLLFYLYYMNGGDVLQLLAAVELFNRDWRYHKEERVWITRAPGMEPTMKTNTYERGTYYFFDCLNWRKVAKEFHLEYDKLEERPHLPSTFNYNPAQQAF
- the CNOT2 gene encoding CCR4-NOT transcription complex subunit 2 isoform X7 is translated as MFGASRKKFVEGVDSDYHDENMYYSQSSMFPHRSEKDMLASPSTSGQLSQFGASLYGQQSALGLPMRGMSNNTPQLNRSLSQGTQLPSHVTPTTGVPTMSLHTPPSPSRGILPMNPRNMMNHSQVGQGIGIPSRTNSMSSSGLGSPNRSSPSIICMPKQQPSRQPFTVNSMSGFGMNRNQAFGMNNSLSSNIFNGTDGSENVTGLDLSDFPALADRNRREGSGNPTPLINPLAGRAPYVGMVTKPANEQSQDFSIHNEDFPALPGSSYKDPTSSNDDSKSNLNTSGKTTSSTDGPKFPGDKSSTTQNNNQQKKGIQVLPDGRVTNIPQGMVTDQFGMIGLLTFIRAAETDPGMVHLALGSDLTTLGLNLNSPENLYPKFASPWASSPCRPQDIDFHVPSEYLTNIHIRDKLAAIKLGRYGEDLLFYLYYMNGGDVLQLLAAVELFNRDWRYHKEERVWITRAPGMEPTMKTNTYERGTYYFFDCLNWRKVAKEFHLEYDKLEERPHLPSTFNYNPAQQAF
- the CNOT2 gene encoding CCR4-NOT transcription complex subunit 2 isoform X4, which produces MRTVRKGHDSMVRTDGHTLSEKRNYQMLASPSTSGQLSQFGASLYGQQSALGLPMRGMSNNTPQLNRSLSQGTQLPSHVTPTTGVPTMSLHTPPSPSRGILPMNPRNMMNHSQVGQGIGIPSRTNSMSSSGLGSPNRSSPSIICMPKQQPSRQPFTVNSMSGFGMNRNQAFGMNNSLSSNIFNGTDGSENVTGLDLSDFPALADRNRREGSGNPTPLINPLAGRAPYVGMVTKPANEQSQDFSIHNEDFPALPGSSYKDPTSSNDDSKSNLNTSGKTTSSTDGPKFPGDKSSTTQNNNQQKKGIQVLPDGRVTNIPQGMVTDQFGMIGLLTFIRAAETDPGMVHLALGSDLTTLGLNLNSPENLYPKFASPWASSPCRPQDIDFHVPSEYLTNIHIRDKLAAIKLGRYGEDLLFYLYYMNGGDVLQLLAAVELFNRDWRYHKEERVWITRAPGMEPTMKTNTYERGTYYFFDCLNWRKVAKEFHLEYDKLEERPHLPSTFNYNPAQQAF
- the CNOT2 gene encoding CCR4-NOT transcription complex subunit 2 isoform X2 gives rise to the protein MVRTDGHTLSEKRNYQVTNSMFGASRKKFVEGVDSDYHDENMYYSQSSMFPHRSEKDMLASPSTSGQLSQFGASLYGQQSALGLPMRGMSNNTPQLNRSLSQGTQLPSHVTPTTGVPTMSLHTPPSPSRGILPMNPRNMMNHSQVGQGIGIPSRTNSMSSSGLGSPNRSSPSIICMPKQQPSRQPFTVNSMSGFGMNRNQAFGMNNSLSSNIFNGTDGSENVTGLDLSDFPALADRNRREGSGNPTPLINPLAGRAPYVGMVTKPANEQSQDFSIHNEDFPALPGSSYKDPTSSNDDSKSNLNTSGKTTSSTDGPKFPGDKSSTTQNNNQQKKGIQVLPDGRVTNIPQGMVTDQFGMIGLLTFIRAAETDPGMVHLALGSDLTTLGLNLNSPENLYPKFASPWASSPCRPQDIDFHVPSEYLTNIHIRDKLAAIKLGRYGEDLLFYLYYMNGGDVLQLLAAVELFNRDWRYHKEERVWITRAPGMEPTMKTNTYERGTYYFFDCLNWRKVAKEFHLEYDKLEERPHLPSTFNYNPAQQAF